From the Planktothricoides raciborskii GIHE-MW2 genome, the window GGCTTGTTCTACATAAGCGATCGCTTCTCGGTAATTGCGATCCATACTCATATAACTAGGCAACAATAAAATCGGGGCAACTTTAGCCACAGGTCGGCGAATCATCGGATAAGGTAAATTAACCAAAGCAACCAAACCAGTCACCCCTAAACCCGCTGCCATCATTAAAAAAATCAGCTTGGTAAAATTAAATAAATTCGCAAATCCCTGAGATGAATTTGATGAATTTGATGAACTGTGATTCGCCTTTGCCGCCTCCTGCAATACCCCTTGACTAAATTGGGGATAAGTAGTAATGACAATCTTTTTTAATTCTGCCAAACTAGCCGGGTTTCCTTCTTGTATTCGCAAATTTTGCAACTGTTCCAAAACCAATTGTTTCTCCAATATTTTCATCGGATCGTTCCCGGTCAACTTTTCAATTTCCCCTTGCAAAATTTGATAAGCGCGTGGATTTAGACGAGCCATAATCTCATTCCTTCTTCCTCGATGAGAGGTGAATTAATTGTTAGGTAGAAGGTGCTCACTTATCCTGGTTGATTTTATTGGTTTTATGAATAAATCAGTCAGGCAAAGTCATCTATATATTTAATATTGGATTTAAGGTTGAACATCCCCAGCGGAAATTTAATCCTGGAGACTATCCCGGAGACTGCGATCGGGCATGATTGCCCCGTGCAGATTAGCCAATTCCCAGTCGATTTCAGTTAATTCTGCATTCCGCAAATCCGACTGACAAAAACTACTGTATGCCACCTTAGTTTCGCGTAAAATTGCTCTTTGTAGATTAGCACTGAGTAGCGACGCATAACGCAAATCCGCTTCCACCAACCCCGACTCACATAAAATTGCCCAACTTAAGCAAGTTTCTCGCAAATCTGCCTCATGCAAATCCGCCTTGCTTAAGTCAGCCCTGGTTAAATCCGCTCGGTAAAAATCCGCCTCTCGAAACGAACCCCCGCTTAAATTCGCGTCCTGAAGATTAGCCCCAGCCAAATTTGCCCGATTCATCTGGGCGCCACTCAAATTAGCTCCGACCAAATTTGCCCCGCGCAGGTCTGCTTCAATTAAATAGCAATCACTTAAGTTCGCACCCGTCAAAGAACATCGCGATAAATCAATATCTCCTAAATCCGCACCACTGAGATCCACTTGGTTAAAATTACGTTCCCCTTTTTGGTAGCGGTGTTTGAGTTCAGCAGCTTCCATCAATCTCTCCTCGGATAGCTTTAGGCATGATGAGAATATTGTACCGGGCAGAGAATAAAC encodes:
- a CDS encoding pentapeptide repeat-containing protein, whose translation is MEAAELKHRYQKGERNFNQVDLSGADLGDIDLSRCSLTGANLSDCYLIEADLRGANLVGANLSGAQMNRANLAGANLQDANLSGGSFREADFYRADLTRADLSKADLHEADLRETCLSWAILCESGLVEADLRYASLLSANLQRAILRETKVAYSSFCQSDLRNAELTEIDWELANLHGAIMPDRSLRDSLQD